In Micromonospora sp. WMMD980, the following are encoded in one genomic region:
- a CDS encoding recombinase family protein: MSDNPHDDLDAPLTRWLSSQPQADPQPPHQRRRGLRFAFYGRMSTVEHQDRVTSRHWQWDCAIELVAAHGVIVAEYFDIGCSRRRSWRQRPQAAALLAALDDPDRGFDAIVIGEYERAFSTNQLQHLAPVLEQHGVQLWLPEMHGPVDHQNPTHQALIMMLGAQSKREVQRARFRVVTAMRAQAREQGRYLGGRPPYGYRLVDAGPHPNTAHARWGRRLQSLEPDPATAAHVRWIFTQRLDGHSLASIARALNDASTPCPSNVDPDRNPHRNGNWWTLRTVAAILANPRYTGRQVWNRQPAHTDTSSPQREPLRRNPTKDWVVSTHQAHTALVSEQDFVAAQAIRSHRSAHDGTTRRYLFTGLLRCGPCGRRLESHWVNQRPGYRCRHGRTSTQQTTNPRRKILYLREDHIIARLADHPLLPSGIQAPHDLVTLLRSKKITIVCDQEHCTPTTE, encoded by the coding sequence GTGTCAGACAACCCGCATGACGATCTGGACGCTCCCTTGACTCGATGGCTCAGCAGCCAGCCGCAGGCCGACCCGCAACCACCTCACCAACGGCGGCGCGGCCTGCGGTTTGCGTTCTACGGCCGGATGTCGACAGTCGAGCACCAGGACCGAGTGACGTCCCGGCACTGGCAATGGGACTGCGCTATTGAGCTCGTCGCCGCTCACGGTGTGATCGTCGCCGAGTACTTCGACATCGGCTGCTCTCGCCGCCGCAGTTGGCGGCAGCGTCCGCAGGCCGCTGCGCTGCTGGCCGCGCTTGACGACCCAGATCGCGGGTTCGACGCGATCGTGATCGGCGAGTACGAGCGGGCGTTCTCAACCAACCAGTTGCAGCACCTGGCGCCCGTGCTCGAACAGCACGGCGTGCAGCTGTGGCTGCCCGAGATGCACGGGCCTGTCGATCACCAAAACCCGACCCATCAGGCGCTGATCATGATGCTGGGCGCCCAGTCGAAACGTGAGGTGCAGCGCGCCCGGTTCCGGGTCGTCACGGCGATGCGGGCCCAAGCGCGAGAGCAGGGACGATATCTCGGAGGCCGGCCGCCCTACGGCTACCGACTCGTCGACGCCGGCCCTCATCCGAACACCGCCCACGCCCGCTGGGGTCGCCGGCTCCAAAGCCTCGAACCGGATCCGGCCACGGCCGCACACGTGCGGTGGATATTCACGCAACGCCTGGATGGCCACAGCCTCGCCAGCATCGCGCGCGCCCTCAACGACGCCAGCACACCATGCCCATCGAACGTCGATCCCGACCGCAATCCCCACCGCAACGGCAACTGGTGGACCCTGCGCACGGTCGCGGCGATCCTCGCCAACCCTCGCTACACCGGCAGGCAGGTCTGGAACCGGCAACCCGCGCACACCGACACCAGCAGCCCGCAGCGGGAACCCCTCCGGCGGAACCCAACCAAGGACTGGGTGGTCTCCACGCACCAGGCCCACACCGCGCTGGTCAGCGAACAGGACTTCGTCGCCGCCCAGGCCATCCGCTCCCACCGCAGCGCCCACGACGGCACCACCCGCCGCTACCTGTTCACCGGCCTACTGCGCTGCGGACCTTGCGGACGGCGATTGGAATCCCATTGGGTCAATCAACGCCCCGGCTACCGGTGCCGCCACGGCCGCACCAGCACCCAACAGACCACCAACCCCCGGCGCAAGATCCTCTACCTCAGGGAAGACCACATCATCGCCCGACTCGCCGACCATCCCCTCCTCCCCAGCGGGATCCAAGCTCCACACGACCTGGTCACACTCCTGCGCAGCAAGAAGATCACCATCGTCTGCGACCAGGAACACTGCACACCAACTACAGAATAA